A stretch of the Aricia agestis chromosome 15, ilAriAges1.1, whole genome shotgun sequence genome encodes the following:
- the LOC121734204 gene encoding uncharacterized protein LOC121734204 — MVDLHYKAHKYGLLPEGLNELMLDISREVLRVQPNDIHGFIARYLHALLESRRALTIAGDVCEDIRASCCSITKEKEGNEDSSGSEKEDRTAKIAVKGYATKKNSCMNDDKINNETNESQDTGDVVQPAQDKNTQDRTGSSYVEAEEYYKLRQKKDFWSHSVFSLPGSYMNLPTSQPYSAYDSITEASKVDHSGCSHYIDDSSYEDDSYI, encoded by the exons ATGGTGGATCTTCATTATAAGGCTCATAAGTATGGTCTTCTACCCGAAGGACTAAACGAGCTCATGCTTGACATAAGCAGAGAA gTTTTGCGTGTCCAGCCAAATGATATTCATGGTTTCATTGCGCGCTATTTACACGCATTACTCGAATCGAGGAGAGCACTAACCATTGCTGGAGACGTATGCGAAGACATACGAGCGAGTTGCTGCAGCATTACAAAGGAAAAGGAGGGAAATGAAGACAGTTCTGGCAGTGAAAAAGAAGATAGGACAGCTAAGATAGCAGTCAAAGGATATGCAACAAAGAAAAACAGTTGCATGAATGATG ataaaataaacaacGAAACAAATGAATCTCAAGATACAGGCGATGTTGTACAACCTGCACAAGATAAGAACACCCAGGATAGAACAGGCAGTTCGTATGTGGAG GCTGAAGAATACTACAAGTTGCGTCAAAAGAAAG ATTTCTGGTCCCACTCTGTATTCTCACTTCCCGGGTCGTACATGAACCTGCCGACTTCGCAGCCCTACTCCGCCTATGACTCCATCACCGAAGCCTCCAAGGTGGACCACAGTGGCTGTAGTCACTACATTGACGATAGTAGCTATGAAGATGACAGCTACATCTGA